A section of the Delphinus delphis chromosome 1, mDelDel1.2, whole genome shotgun sequence genome encodes:
- the FCRL6 gene encoding Fc receptor-like protein 6 has product MLLWTVALLFVPCVGKTAWLSLQVQPDPVFEGDILTLRCWGRRNAELSQVKFYRDGKFLHLSKDSQTLSTGTATVNSSGRYSCTGQVTYMQYVGRRTSRTVTVQVQGESQLGGLGGAGRVLLRGLVLQGSQRSAWQLLFSLHKEGHTLQDRGLHPELCIPAAEEGDSGLYWCEAALEGGWVQKQSPQLEVRVRGGRGDPPQGPGHPGGPADPSNCVLPRFLCGAPHLRSSFYLNGDTLRNHVAPHGGAVSFLFPVMSEQDAGDDTCEAENSVSKETSKPETLSVDGPRVFSVPTSINWLVPWLPASLPGMMVVAAALLGYFRPQRKTGGAMSKGATRQL; this is encoded by the exons ATGCTGCTCTGGACAGTTGCGCTGCTCTTCG TTCCCTGCGTAGGGAAAACTG CCTGGCTCAGCCTCCAAGTGCAGCCAGACCCCGTGTTTGAAGGGGATATCCTGACTCTGCGCTGCTGGGGAAGGAGGAACGCAGAGCTGTCCCAGGTGAAATTCTACAGGGACGGAAAATTCCTCCATCTCTCTAAGGACAGCCAGACTCTGTCCACGGGAACAGCAACAGTGAACAGCAGTGGCCGGTACAGCTGCACTGGACAGGTGACATACATGCAATATGTGGGCAGACGAACCTCAAGGACTGTCACAGTTCAAGTCCAAGGTGAGTCACAACTTGGGGGACTggggggagcgggaagggtgCTGCTCAGGGGTCTGGTCTTACAG GGGAGCCAGAGGTCAGCCTGGCAGCTCCTCTTCTCCTTGCACAAGGAGGGCCACACCCTGCAGGACAGGGGCCTCCACCCAGAACTCTGCATCCCAGCAGCCGAGGAGGGAGACTCTGGGCTTTACTGGTGTGAGGCGGCCCTTGAGGGTGGCTGGGTCCAGAAACAGAGTCCCCAGCTGGAGGTCAGGGTGAGGGGAGGACGGGGAGATCCTCCCCAGGGGCCTGGGCA CCCGGGGGGTCCCGCTGACCCTTCCAACTGTGTGCTGCCCCGGTTCCT TTGTGGAGCTCCTCACCTCCGATCCTCATTCTACCTCAATGGGGACACCCTGCGGAACCACGTGGCTCCCCATGGTGGAGccgtctccttcctcttcccGGTGATGTCAGAGCAGGATGCTGGGGACGACACCTGCGAGGCTGAGAACAGCGTCTCCAAAGAGACAAGCAAGCCTGAGACACTCTCCGTGGATG GTCCTCGGGTCTTCTCTGTCCCCACTAGCATCAACTGGCTGGTTCCCTGGCTGCCTGCAAGCCTGCCTGGCATGATGGTCGTTGCTGCTGCACTTCTAGGGTATTTCAGACCCCAGAGAAAAACCG GAGGAGCCATGTCCAAAGGTGCTACCCGACAGCTCTGA